The Algoriphagus sp. TR-M9 genome has a window encoding:
- a CDS encoding toxin-antitoxin system YwqK family antitoxin, protein MKYILLAFLLYCNTLIAQDNAIVRQYNSDSTLMATGVLTQYKRQGLWKYYNAKTNTLLTEGTFKDGVRDGTWTSFYPDGKRNVVADYRDGKLFGPSQVYDADGALKRQIVFQDSVIVGKYTEYYGSTGVPDYVDPKQVYREGQYENNMKTGQWVEYHEFGELAVREYYEKGLRNGPYLEYSPEGDLITEAVYKDGKLEGAFKRYAYSNAVVEEGNYKNGEKIGEWKRYFPGTRTVAAEESYDEDGKRIGTWKYYYENKRTARIEKYENGIAVGTWQEFFPNKSLAKRKIYELGVPVGDYVEYHDTGQVSVKGQYQNGMKTGVWKSYLPDGELYSVGEYRNDMKTGLWKYFNKIGILIAEGEYSLGLEKGQWVYYYDGGQLKSVGSYKLGMEDGLWGLFYDNKQLTQEETWDNGRLMNISEFNTYNGKDTLDKGTLKDGNGSRITYYVTGKKESEGSYKSGRAEGTWIFYHENGRKASEGQMKEGKKEGPWRYYNPAGRLEDLINYKADEIVEDYPQTFTDFN, encoded by the coding sequence ATGAAATATATTCTTCTAGCTTTTTTGCTTTACTGCAACACCCTGATCGCCCAGGACAACGCTATAGTAAGGCAGTACAACAGTGACTCCACCCTAATGGCCACCGGTGTGCTTACCCAGTATAAGCGACAAGGACTTTGGAAGTATTACAACGCCAAAACCAATACCTTACTCACCGAAGGAACCTTCAAAGATGGGGTTAGGGATGGCACGTGGACCAGTTTTTACCCAGATGGAAAGCGAAATGTGGTTGCAGACTACCGAGACGGTAAGCTTTTTGGTCCCTCACAAGTGTACGATGCGGATGGAGCGCTGAAAAGGCAGATTGTATTTCAAGACTCAGTAATAGTAGGCAAATACACTGAATACTATGGGAGCACTGGAGTTCCGGACTATGTGGACCCTAAGCAGGTTTATCGTGAAGGGCAATACGAGAATAATATGAAAACCGGACAATGGGTAGAATACCATGAGTTTGGGGAGTTGGCGGTACGGGAATACTATGAAAAAGGGCTGAGAAACGGCCCTTACTTAGAATACAGTCCTGAAGGAGATTTGATCACTGAAGCCGTCTATAAGGACGGGAAACTGGAAGGGGCATTTAAGCGATATGCCTATTCCAATGCTGTGGTAGAAGAAGGGAATTATAAAAATGGAGAAAAAATAGGTGAATGGAAGCGGTATTTCCCAGGTACCCGAACTGTAGCTGCTGAGGAGAGCTACGATGAAGATGGCAAGCGCATAGGCACATGGAAATATTATTATGAGAATAAACGAACCGCCAGAATTGAGAAATATGAGAACGGAATTGCTGTAGGAACCTGGCAGGAGTTCTTTCCAAATAAAAGCCTGGCAAAGCGTAAAATCTACGAACTAGGCGTCCCTGTGGGTGACTATGTGGAGTACCATGATACAGGCCAGGTTTCGGTAAAAGGCCAATATCAAAATGGAATGAAGACAGGCGTATGGAAAAGTTACCTTCCAGATGGCGAGCTGTATTCCGTAGGAGAGTATAGAAATGACATGAAAACCGGTCTTTGGAAGTATTTCAATAAAATCGGGATTCTCATCGCCGAAGGTGAATACTCCCTGGGTTTAGAAAAAGGTCAGTGGGTATATTATTATGATGGTGGGCAGCTCAAGTCAGTAGGCAGTTACAAGCTAGGAATGGAAGATGGTCTCTGGGGGCTTTTCTATGACAACAAACAACTCACCCAAGAAGAAACCTGGGACAATGGCCGATTGATGAACATCTCTGAATTCAATACCTACAACGGCAAAGACACCCTGGACAAGGGCACCTTGAAAGATGGAAATGGATCTAGGATCACCTATTACGTGACAGGCAAAAAAGAATCGGAAGGCAGTTATAAATCCGGCCGGGCTGAAGGAACCTGGATTTTCTACCATGAAAATGGCAGAAAGGCTTCTGAAGGACAAATGAAGGAAGGTAAAAAAGAAGGCCCTTGGAGATATTATAATCCTGCGGGGAGACTTGAAGACCTGATTAACTATAAAGCGGATGAAATCGTAGAAGATTACCCACAAACATTTACTGACTTCAATTAG